The following coding sequences are from one Culex quinquefasciatus strain JHB chromosome 1, VPISU_Cqui_1.0_pri_paternal, whole genome shotgun sequence window:
- the LOC6035527 gene encoding protein UXT, producing the protein MTPAVNERVSPANVETFINDCLREDLRTYEQQLCRVNAEIMEYVQLKNMVENIQDNAVDGFKTQVNIGGNFFMKAKADHVDRILVDIGLKHFLEFTLEEALKFVDMKVKVLTKQADVIRDKSVETRANIKLALLVIGDQTSLHAGTER; encoded by the coding sequence atgactCCAGCGGTAAACGAGCGGGTCTCACCGGCCAACGTGGAAACCTTCATCAACGACTGCCTCCGGGAAGACCTGCGAACCTACGAGCAGCAGCTGTGCCGCGTCAACGCCGAAATCATGGAATACGTCCAGCTCAAGAACATGGTCGAAAACATCCAAGACAACGCCGTGGATGGCTTCAAGACGCAGGTCAACATCGGTGGAAATTTTTTCATGAAGGCCAAAGCGGACCACGTCGACCGGATCCTGGTGGACATCGGTTTGAAGCATTTTCTAGAGTTTACCCTGGAGGAGGCGCTCAAATTTGTGgacatgaaggtaaaagtacTGACCAAGCAGGCAGACGTGATCCGGGACAAGAGCGTTGAGACGAGAGCCAACATCAAGCTGGCTTTGCTGGTGATCGGGGACCAGACAAGTCTGCACGCGGGGACGGAACGGTGA
- the LOC6035528 gene encoding mpv17-like protein, whose amino-acid sequence MWWRFISEITNEYKILRGMISYSALWPLGCILQQTFEGKRWHNYDWQRCLRYSLYGTFVSAPMLYTWMRVANIMWPRTDFRSSLAKAFTEQAAYDPFAIVFFFYGMSILERKSQHQAAEEAQSKFWDTYKVGFFYWPCVQTFNFSMVPPKNQIVVAGFFSLIWTTFLAYVKTMAKEEEHHPMAHHVAHHPQEWNGSKQLVSK is encoded by the exons ATGTGGTGGAGATTCATTTCCGAAATTACCAACGAGTACAAAATCCTCCGGGGAATGATCTCGTACTCTGCCCTGTGGCCGCTTGGTTGCATTCTTCAGCAGACTTTTGAGGGAAAACGTTGGCACAATTACGACTGGCAGCGATGCTTGAG ATACAGCCTGTACGGCACCTTCGTTTCCGCACCGATGCTGTACACGTGGATGCGGGTCGCCAACATCATGTGGCCCCGCACAGACTTCCGGTCGTCGCTGGCCAAGGCATTCACCGAGCAGGCCGCATACGATCCGTTCGCGATCGTGTTCTTCTTCTACGGCATGAGCATTCTGGAGCGCAAAAGCCAACACCAGGCCGCCGAAGAG GCCCAGTCCAAATTTTGGGACACCTACAAGGTTGGCTTCTTCTACTGGCCATGCGTGCAAACGTTCAACTTTTCAATGGTGCCTCCCAAGAATCAGATTGTGGTAGCTGGATTCTTCAGCCTGATTTGGACGACCTTTTTGGCCTACGTGAAAACCATGGCCAAGGAGGAGGAACACCACCCGATGGCGCATCACGTGGCACATCACCCCCAGGAATGGAATGGCTCTAAGCAGTTGGTTTCAAAATAG
- the LOC119771235 gene encoding uncharacterized protein LOC119771235, giving the protein MENSNRFVIFGLIFLLIAHLGATHTLHREKRQMYSNSMVATGMMPGDDGSDRAIPGLSEIQTAIEVAQFLIRVGQQVVPVILENITPAP; this is encoded by the exons ATGGAAAATTCCAATCGCTTTGTGATATTTGGATTGATTTTTCTGCTGATTGCCCACCTGGGAGCCACTCACACG TTGCACCGGGAAAAGCGGCAAATGTACTCAAACAGCATGGTGGCCACTGGAATGATGCCGGGGGATGACGGTAGTGACCGGGCGATTCCTGGGCTCAGTGAAATTCAAACGGCTATCGAAGTGGCACAATTCCTGATCAGGGTCGGCCAGCAGGTGGTTCCAGTTATACTGGAGAATATTACGCCTGCGCCATGA
- the LOC119769595 gene encoding uncharacterized protein LOC119769595, with the protein MEVVFCCETVRMEPSEETKRRLAAKIQMCKGVNPDKLIMLETEVPLNVTITEIFQFMVKDPCPYTEKEKDSNKGMEAIFYFKNGWVKRVIGKKIDDVYVVRGEVKHSFSLNQPPLLPWVVIKDDGTVLAAHCTCAIGLLECCSHVGATLFSLDDLRANVLEKTIRYRYSSVLENRS; encoded by the exons ATGGAAGTTGTTTTTTGCTGTGAAACAGTTAGAATG GAGCCATCCGAGGAGACAAAACGAAGGCTCGCGGCCAAGATCCAAATGTGTAAAGGCGTCAACCCAGATAAGCTGATAATGCTGGAAACAGAAGTTCCACTAAATGTAACCATAACTGAAATCTTTCAGTTTATGGTAAAGGATCCTTGTCCTTacacagaaaaagaaaaagattcTAACAAAGGCATGGAAGCGATCTTCTATTTCAAAAATGGTTGGGTGAAAAGAGTGATCGGGAAAAAAATTGACGACGTTTACGTCGTCCGTGGTGAAGTAAAACACTCGTTTTCACTGAACCAACCACCGCTTCTTCCGTGGGTTGTCATCAAAGATGATGGAACGGTGCTGGCCGCTCACTGTACTTGCGCTATCGGTTTATTAGAGTGTTGTAGTCACGTGGGagcaacacttttttcattagatGATTTAAGGGCGAATGTACTGGAAAAAA ctaTCCGTTACCGATATTCCAGCGTACTGGAAAACCGTTCCTAA